TGGTGGGTCGCGGCCGGCAGGGACTCCGTCACGATCCCGGGGACGGCCGCCCGCGCCCGGGCGGCGATCCGGGCCGCGTCGTGGACGCGGCTCCCCCCGGCGACGAGCAGCAGCGTCGGCGGTCGCAGGGCGGCCAGTTCGGCGCGGGTCGGGCGGGGGCCGGTGACCGGGCGGTACCGGGGCAGCTCCGCCGCCAGGGCGTCGAGGCGCCGCACCGCCGGATCGTGCTCGGCCCCGCCGGTCTCCCAGGCCAGGAGGGCCTCCGCCCGGGCGGCCGTCGGGCGCAGCAGCAGGGGCAGGGCCCGCAGCAGATAGCCGGGGTGGAAGCCGGCGAAGCAGCCGGTCGGGTCGAGGAGGGCGAGGCGGTCGGTCCGGTCGGGGGCCGCCAGGGCGTACCGGAGCGCGATCCACCCGCCGTACGAGTGCCCGCAGAACGACGCCGACGTCAGTCCGAGGCCGTCGAGCAGGGCGTCGAGCCAGGCCGTGAGGTCGGCGGCGGTACGGATCGGGCGGCCGTCCGCCCGGCTGCGGCCCGGTCCGCCGACGAGGTCGACGGCGTGGACCCGGTGCGTCGCGCCGAGCGCGGCGGCCGTCGCCCGCCAGGAGCAGGCGGTGTTCCCGCCGCCGGGCAGCAGGAGGACCGGCGGGCCGTCCTCGGGGCCGTGGTGGAGGACGTGGGTGGTGCCGTGGGGCGTGCGGAGTTCCGAGGCGGTGGTGGGGTGGGGCCACGTGGCGAGGAGCGCTTCGTAGGCGGCGTCGTAGGTACCGGCGGTGGTCCTGGCATGCGGCATCGCGCTCGTCCTCTCGCTCGGCAATAATCTCGCTCAGCAAGATAATAGGAGGATGTCGTGGCCGAGTCACCGGAGATGCGGATCTTTCACCTGCTGCGCGAGGTCACCGTCGAATACGGCCTGCGCCAGGGCGAGTTCGCCGCCCGCAACGGCATGCACCCGACGGACGTACGGGCCCTGATCTGCCTCCTCGACGCCGAGCGCGCCGGCACGGACGCGACCGCCGGGTGGCTCGGCGAGCGGCTCGGCCTCAACTCGGCCGGCACGACCGCCGTCGTGGACCGGCTCGAACGGCTCGGCCACGTCGCCAGGGCGCGCGACGCCCGGGACCGGCGGCGCGTCCTGCTGACCGTGGAGGACCGGGCGAAGGAACTGGGCCGCGCGTACTTCGGGCCGCTGATCGACGGGACGGTCGCCCTGCTCGGCGGCTTCACCGAACACGAGACCCGGGCCGTACGGCGGTTCCTGACCGGGGTGCGGGACCTCATGGAGGGAAGCGAGGGCGGGGCCGGGGACGGAAGCGGGGACGGGGACGGGACCGGGAACGGGGACGGGACCGGGGACGGGACTGGGACCGGGGACGGGACCGGCACTGGGACTGGGACCGGGAACGGGGACGGGACCGGCACTGGGACCGGGACCGGGACCGGGAACGGGGACGGGGACGGGGCCGGGGGCGAGGACGGCACCAGGACCGGGGGCGTCGCGGCAGGAGAAGGGGCGTGAGCGGCGTCGGCGGGCTCGGGAACGATCTGCACCTGGACCTCGGCGCCGGCGGCAGCCGCCGGGCCGCGCTCATCGGGGCCCTGCGCGAGGCCGTGCGCGAGGGCCGGCTCGCCCCCGGCACCCTGCTGCCGCCCTACCGGTCGCTCGCCGCCGACCTCGGGATCGCCCGCAACACCGTCGCCGACGCGTACGCCGAGCTGGTCGCCGAAGGCTGGCTCACCTCCCGCCAGGGCTCCGGCACCCGCGTCGCCGAGCGGGTCGCCGCGCCCGCCCCCGGCCCCGTGCGCCCGGCCGCGCCGCCACCGCTCCCGTACGACCTCGTCCAGGGCAAACCGGACCCCGGCGTCTTCCCGCGCGGCCCCTGGCTGGCGGCGGCCCGGCGGGCCCTGACCGACGCGCCGCACGAGGCCTTCGGGAGCCGCGACCCGCACGGCCGGATCGAACTGCGCCGGGCCCTGGCCGAGTACCTCGCCCGGGTCAGGGGCGTACGGACCTCGCCGGACCGGATCGTGATCTGCTCGGGCGCCGCCCACGCCCTCCGGCTGCTCGCGCGGGTCCTCGGCACTGCCGGGCCCTGGGCCGTCGAGGCGTACGGCCTGCCCTTCCACCGGGGCCTCCTCGCCGAGGCCGGGGTCCGTACGGTGCCGGTGGGGGTCGACGGCGACGGGGCCCGCACCGGGGAGATCCCGCCCGGGGCCCGCACCGTACTGCTCACGCCCGC
The DNA window shown above is from Streptomyces vietnamensis and carries:
- a CDS encoding alpha/beta fold hydrolase encodes the protein MPHARTTAGTYDAAYEALLATWPHPTTASELRTPHGTTHVLHHGPEDGPPVLLLPGGGNTACSWRATAAALGATHRVHAVDLVGGPGRSRADGRPIRTAADLTAWLDALLDGLGLTSASFCGHSYGGWIALRYALAAPDRTDRLALLDPTGCFAGFHPGYLLRALPLLLRPTAARAEALLAWETGGAEHDPAVRRLDALAAELPRYRPVTGPRPTRAELAALRPPTLLLVAGGSRVHDAARIAARARAAVPGIVTESLPAATHHTLPADLPPAALSTLTRFLAG
- a CDS encoding PLP-dependent aminotransferase family protein; the encoded protein is MSGVGGLGNDLHLDLGAGGSRRAALIGALREAVREGRLAPGTLLPPYRSLAADLGIARNTVADAYAELVAEGWLTSRQGSGTRVAERVAAPAPGPVRPAAPPPLPYDLVQGKPDPGVFPRGPWLAAARRALTDAPHEAFGSRDPHGRIELRRALAEYLARVRGVRTSPDRIVICSGAAHALRLLARVLGTAGPWAVEAYGLPFHRGLLAEAGVRTVPVGVDGDGARTGEIPPGARTVLLTPAHQFPTGGPLHPERRAGVLEWARRSGGLVVEDDYDGEFRYDRRPVGAVQGLDPERTVLLGSVSKSLSPALRLGWMCLPAALVDGVVAAKGEREPYASATDQLTLADFLGSGAYDRHVRRMRRRHRERRDRLTAVLASRVPEVRVTGIAAGLHAVLELPAGTERAALAAAARHGVATEGLASYRHPDAEGPARPDGLVVGYATPPERLYGAALDALGDALAESLSRSAPSS